The nucleotide window TGTCACCTGCTCCATAGGAATCGGTTCTTTTCACGATGAGGACAGCAGGGAAAGCATGACCGAGCGAGCTGACCGGGCACTATACACTGCAAAAGACAATGGACGGAACAGAGCCGTATACGGAGAAATGTAACTTTATCCGCAAAACATAGACTTGCGTAAAGCAGAGCGAATACCAGACTAGTTAAGCCGCTCTACCCTTCAAACTGGCAAAGGCCAGAATCACCCCGAGGGCCCCGCCGAGAAGGGCGGCGAAGATAATCCGCAGGTCCGGCGGCAGCATGAAAGTCACAGTATGGGCTGGAATCCAGAAGCAAGGAATGGTCTTTTTCAAGACGAACCCCCACATGCTGTTCCAGTTGATGGCTGACAACCTGGCCGCAACATCCACCGGAGCAATCAGAGAGCTTATGCGCCCCTGATGGACCTGAATATGGTCATCGTAAATTTTGTGCAGGATCATGAGCACCGGAGCGAAGACGGTATTGAGCATGACGCTGGTAATGAACGAGATGAGTAGCGAGGCGAAAAAACCATCATCAGCACTGACATTCAGGCCGAGGGAAGTAAGCACAGCCGGAGAACCTACGGCAAAGACTGCGAAACACGCCTTTATGAACAGCCCGATGAATCCCCACATGACCGCTCTGGCAATGAGGCCGAATCCGGGCCGCCAATAACGTCCATCCACGATGCGCAGAGCAACGCATTCCCCGAAAGTCGCCAGAATAGCGAATTTGATAAAACTTAAAATATAACCATGCTCTTTGGTGTAGAGCTTGAAAGTTTCAATAGGATGAGGCTGGCAGGCAACCCAGATAAGCAACAATGCAATAACGCTGAGAGTGATATAATCCGATCTTTTCATGGAAATTTTATTCATAATATTGTTAGTGCCTTAAACCTTTTCCTTTGAAAGATTGACGTATGAGAGATGTGTTGAAATTCCTTTCTCTTTAAAAACTCTGATCAACCGCATGGATACATCACTTTTCAGGCTCCACGCCTCAGCAGGAGAATCTGCCCAGGCGGCTACCCAGCAGACAACGCTTTCCTTATCCATGCTTCGTATCCAGAATTGTGGGGTATCCTGTCCGTTATGATGCTCACTTTGAGATGCTACTTCCAAGGCGATTTCCCTGACCTCGTCAATATCCGCATCATATGAAACTGAAAATTCAATGTAAGACCATTGCAGACTGTCATTAAGAGTCAGGTTGGTGAATTCTTTATTCAACATGCGACTGTTGGGAATAATGTAACGCTTCCAGTCCCATGTCTTGATTTTTGTGTGGGTAATGGAAATATCCTCGACAGTGCCGTACTGCCCATCTATCACCAAAGTATCACCAACCCGAAGCTGCTTTGAAAATGAAATAACGATGCCCGAAATCATGTTCTCCACCAGAGGGCGGGCCGCGATACCGACCACCGCTGTCGAGATAGCAATAAGTATCGAAATCATCGTATTGGGAAGCTGCCCTACAAAAGGCATAACCATTGCCAGCAGCCAGATCATCACGAGGAAAAGTATTAATGTACGGCGTATGACCGTGAACCGGCTCTTGACGCCCTTGACCATATCCTTTCGTTCCTGCCGCTCTTCCTTATCAGTTAGAACGTCAGTAGGAATGGCCGCAGTGGTTTCCGGGTCTTTCTTGATCAGCTTTTCAATGCGATCAACACGACTCTTTCTAAATCGTGTGACACGGCAACTGATCCAGATATAAATGATCGCGGCAACGGCGGTTATGCAAGCTATGTAGATGTACGGATCGATTTCAGTAAGCATGCCTCATCCTTTAACTGCAATACCTGAAACCGTAAACACTTATGAGCTACATACCCACGCACCGCATCAATGGCCTGCGTTTGTCCCCCTCCGTAACGGAACAGGCACAACTTTCCGGGCTGAGCCGCTTCTTGGCACCGTTTAAGACCATACGCAGACAAAAACGGGAGCCATGCCCTCCGCTTTCGGACAGACAGTTGAAAATTTCGTCACCGGCGCGATCTAAAGCTTCGGCCACGGTTAAGCCTTTATTTTGCATACGCTCGGCCTTCTTCCTAAGCAGTTCTTCCAGCAATGCAGTGTTCATACGCCACTCCCGAAGTCTTTTAGAACTCTGTCCTGTTCATAAATGCCGAATTTCCGGCATATCCACTCCTGTTGCAAGTACTGATGCAATTTCCAATCCTTCGTTGCCGTCCGGCAATAAAGCAGATACACTAAAAAGCAAAACAAGCGGTAATAATTGCGGAAGTCATTTACAGTATAGCACTATAAACCTGTGTAAGCGACATGTTTCCGCTTTTCGACTATTGACACCAGAAATATCCATAATGGAGCAAATTGTGAATCAAGCATCACAGAGTCGTATTGACATCGGGAAAAGATTTTTAAGAACCATCGTCTGCATCATCGCCTTTGAGCTGGTCAGGATAATGGCTTATACGCTAATTTTCATACAATACCTTTTCCTGCTCATCACAGGCAGCCACCTTGAGCCGTTGCGGAATTTTGCGGGTATGTTGAGTTCATACGCATATTCCCTGCTCCGCTACTCAACACTGACCAGCAATGTAAGACCGTTTCCGTTTTCCGATTTACCTGCTGATTCCGAACAATCAATATCTCCGTCTGACATAGACTACTCTTAAATAAAATATGAGCATGCGCATAAAACTATTCATCCTGCTTCTGGCTTTCAGTCTTGTTCCCCTGCTGGTTGTTTCCGTCATCAGCAGGCAGGGAATTCAGGATCTGGGCCATGCCCAATCCGACCGTTTGCGGGAGGATATGATCAAAATCCTGACCGATGAAATGCATCAGTGCGCCAGAGACTCGGCCAAACTGGTACAACAACAAGCAGTATCCCTTGAGTTCGCCCTCAAGGCCATTGGTGCTGAAGCCGAGGATGTGCTCAACGATCCGGTAGAAGGCACCCCGAAAGTATACTTTGCCGAGGACTTCAACATCAAAGGACGCCAGCCCGCAGACTTCGGCCCCTCCCCGCAATATTTCGTCATCAGCGAACAGGGTCAGAAAACACCATCCTCGGTCAGTCTGGAGGAGCCGGTGTTCTTTTATCCTAAGGGACAGGAGCAATTGAAAGACAGTGCCGACCTAACCCGGCTGTGCCTGCTCAAGCCTGATTTCAAATCCTTTTTCAACGAAGCCGGAACCGCATTACACCGGGTTTACATCACTCTCAATTCCGGGCTGCATATGGCCTATCCCGGCCATGGCAATTATCCAAAAAGTTACGATCCCCGTAAACGGCTCTGGTTTACTGATGCAATCGATAAAAAAACCATTGTCTGGGACAAATTCATTGATGCCAGCACCGGGCAACAGGTGTACACCCTTTCCAAACCCCTCCGGGACCGTAACGGCAAGATTATCGGCGTGGTAGCTATCGACATCCAGTTGGTACAGCTGCTGCGTAAGGATGATCTTTCCTCCCAGTGGTCCAGTGCCATCCAGACCTTTGTGGTCGGCCCGGTTAAAGCAAACGGGGGAGTGGAACTCCGCATCTGGGCCGAGGCGGGACACAAGGAAACCAACATTTCATGGCAGACCGGACTTCCCAACGAAGTGCGCTACCTGCAATCCCCGGACAAAAAATCCATGGCCGAACTGGTCAATGCCATTACTCTTGGTAAATCCGGGGTTATACACATGTCCTACAAGGGAGTTGATTCCATCTGGGCCTTTTCACCCTTTCGCGGTGAGGGCAGCTATGTGCTGATCACCCCGAAAAAAGTCATCACCAGAGTCCCGGACTCTGCTGCTGAGCAGGCCCTGATCCTAAGCAAAAACCTTTATGTGGCTGTTGGAGCCGCTGCTTTCTTCACCCTAATCACCGTTGCGCTAGTCGCTTTTGTGGGCAGCCGCAAAATCCTCAAACCGCTGCTGGTCATGACCGATGCCGCTGAAAAAATCTCTGAAGGCGACCTTTCAGTGCACGTTGATGTCAAAACCGGAGATGAACGGGAAACCCTCGCCAATGCCTTCAACCACATGATCCCAAAATTGCAGGACCATCTGCGCATCAGTAAATCACTTGAACTGGCACAGGAAGTCCATACCAGCCTACTTCCGCAGGAACCTCCGCAAATTAACGGGCTTGATATCTCCGGGATCAGCATTTCCTGTGATGAAACCGGTGGGGATTATTTCGATTTCTACACCCCTCCCATCAACGGAGGCACTGGAATCCTACTTGGCGACGTTACCGGGCACGGTGTTTCCGCAGCACTGCTCATGACCACCGGACGTGCGCACCTGAAACATACTTCCGGCCATCTGGAACCGCTGGCCAGCCGCATTGACGAGGTCAACAAGCTGCTCTGTTCAGATATAGGCGATACCGGGAGATTTATGACCCTGTTCTGCCTTGAACTATCCCCGGACAATTCCAAGGGCACATACGTACGCGCAGGACATGACCCGGCTACCATTTATGATCCCGCCAGCGGAGAAAAACGTGACCTCATGGGGTCGCCCATGCTGGCCTTGGGTATCTTTGATGAAAGCGAATATGATGAATTTGATATTGATTTGAATGAAGGAGAAATCATCTTCATCGGCACGGACGGCATCTGGGAGGCTCGTAACACCAAGGATGAAATGTTTGGTCGCGACCGTCTTGACCAAATCATCTTTGCCAATGCCCAGCGCAGTGCCGCAGAAATCCAGCAGGAAATCATCGCCGCTGTCTACAAGTTTCAGAACGGCATGGAGCAGGAAGACGACATCACGCTGGTAGTTATCAAAGTTAACGAATTCAACAGGACCAAGGAACTTAAAAAGGAATAATCCATGGAGAACAGTCACCGTTTTTTCAGGAACATCGATTGCCGCTATTTTCCATGTCACGAAGTGAGCGATGAAACGTCCTTCAACTGTCTGTTCTGCTTCTGTCCGCTCTACCTCTTAGAGGATTGCGGCGGGCGCTTTAAAATGACTGCCAAAGGCGTTAAGGACTGCACTGACTGTAAAATTCCGCACC belongs to Marinifilum sp. JC120 and includes:
- a CDS encoding mechanosensitive ion channel protein MscS yields the protein MLTEIDPYIYIACITAVAAIIYIWISCRVTRFRKSRVDRIEKLIKKDPETTAAIPTDVLTDKEERQERKDMVKGVKSRFTVIRRTLILFLVMIWLLAMVMPFVGQLPNTMISILIAISTAVVGIAARPLVENMISGIVISFSKQLRVGDTLVIDGQYGTVEDISITHTKIKTWDWKRYIIPNSRMLNKEFTNLTLNDSLQWSYIEFSVSYDADIDEVREIALEVASQSEHHNGQDTPQFWIRSMDKESVVCWVAAWADSPAEAWSLKSDVSMRLIRVFKEKGISTHLSYVNLSKEKV
- a CDS encoding DUF4389 domain-containing protein — protein: MEQIVNQASQSRIDIGKRFLRTIVCIIAFELVRIMAYTLIFIQYLFLLITGSHLEPLRNFAGMLSSYAYSLLRYSTLTSNVRPFPFSDLPADSEQSISPSDIDYS
- a CDS encoding HAMP domain-containing protein, which translates into the protein MSMRIKLFILLLAFSLVPLLVVSVISRQGIQDLGHAQSDRLREDMIKILTDEMHQCARDSAKLVQQQAVSLEFALKAIGAEAEDVLNDPVEGTPKVYFAEDFNIKGRQPADFGPSPQYFVISEQGQKTPSSVSLEEPVFFYPKGQEQLKDSADLTRLCLLKPDFKSFFNEAGTALHRVYITLNSGLHMAYPGHGNYPKSYDPRKRLWFTDAIDKKTIVWDKFIDASTGQQVYTLSKPLRDRNGKIIGVVAIDIQLVQLLRKDDLSSQWSSAIQTFVVGPVKANGGVELRIWAEAGHKETNISWQTGLPNEVRYLQSPDKKSMAELVNAITLGKSGVIHMSYKGVDSIWAFSPFRGEGSYVLITPKKVITRVPDSAAEQALILSKNLYVAVGAAAFFTLITVALVAFVGSRKILKPLLVMTDAAEKISEGDLSVHVDVKTGDERETLANAFNHMIPKLQDHLRISKSLELAQEVHTSLLPQEPPQINGLDISGISISCDETGGDYFDFYTPPINGGTGILLGDVTGHGVSAALLMTTGRAHLKHTSGHLEPLASRIDEVNKLLCSDIGDTGRFMTLFCLELSPDNSKGTYVRAGHDPATIYDPASGEKRDLMGSPMLALGIFDESEYDEFDIDLNEGEIIFIGTDGIWEARNTKDEMFGRDRLDQIIFANAQRSAAEIQQEIIAAVYKFQNGMEQEDDITLVVIKVNEFNRTKELKKE
- a CDS encoding metal-binding protein, whose amino-acid sequence is MENSHRFFRNIDCRYFPCHEVSDETSFNCLFCFCPLYLLEDCGGRFKMTAKGVKDCTDCKIPHRPEGYDYIIKKIKEANAK